Proteins from a genomic interval of Youhaiella tibetensis:
- a CDS encoding SRPBCC family protein: MDFDLATHLGSMSRRVETLQYQGIAAKAVVLWRVYPTDADDLWEALTTPDRLRRWFLPVSGDLKLNGRYQFEGNAGGIITACDPPRRLEATWEFAGGKSWVIATLAPEGQGTRFELRHIAPVDDHWKTFGPGAVGVGWDLGFLGLARHVDAPEAARPPEANPDWMASPEALALYRSTSTAWAEAAIADGEDEATARQSAERTRKFYSGEPTTGD; the protein is encoded by the coding sequence ATGGATTTCGACCTTGCCACCCATCTGGGCTCCATGAGCCGGCGCGTGGAGACCCTGCAATACCAGGGCATTGCCGCCAAGGCGGTGGTGCTCTGGCGGGTCTACCCCACCGATGCCGATGACCTCTGGGAAGCGCTGACGACGCCCGATCGCCTCAGGCGCTGGTTCCTGCCGGTTAGCGGCGACCTTAAACTCAACGGACGCTATCAGTTCGAAGGCAATGCCGGCGGCATCATCACCGCCTGCGATCCCCCGCGCCGGCTGGAGGCGACGTGGGAATTCGCCGGCGGCAAGAGCTGGGTCATCGCGACGCTGGCGCCTGAAGGCCAGGGCACGCGTTTCGAGCTGCGCCACATCGCGCCGGTCGACGATCACTGGAAGACGTTCGGCCCGGGTGCGGTCGGGGTCGGCTGGGATCTCGGTTTCCTAGGGCTCGCCCGCCATGTCGACGCCCCCGAGGCGGCCAGGCCGCCCGAGGCGAACCCCGACTGGATGGCTTCGCCCGAAGCTCTGGCGCTTTACCGCTCGACCAGCACCGCCTGGGCCGAAGCGGCCATTGCCGATGGCGAGGATGAGGCAACCGCCCGCCAGTCGGCCGAGCGGACGCGGAAGTTCTATTCGGGCGAACCAACCACAGGGGATTGA
- a CDS encoding ArsR/SmtB family transcription factor, whose translation MHAFDVLGDPVRRRILELLAEGELTSGAVVEIIGREFGISQAGVSQHLKVLRESGFATVRPEAQKRIYAIDPAPLQEIDGWLEHFRRFWTHKLDALGTEVARGRKARGDPPAR comes from the coding sequence TTGCATGCCTTTGACGTCCTCGGCGACCCGGTGCGCCGGCGCATACTGGAACTGCTCGCCGAGGGCGAACTGACCTCGGGGGCGGTGGTGGAGATCATCGGCCGGGAATTCGGCATCTCCCAGGCCGGCGTCTCCCAGCATCTCAAGGTGCTGCGCGAGAGCGGCTTCGCCACCGTCAGACCCGAGGCGCAGAAGCGCATCTATGCGATCGACCCCGCCCCGCTCCAGGAGATCGACGGCTGGCTCGAGCACTTCCGCAGGTTCTGGACGCACAAGCTCGATGCCCTGGGCACAGAGGTGGCACGGGGCCGCAAGGCGCGCGGGGACCCACCGGCGCGATGA
- a CDS encoding LolA family protein, producing the protein MIRRDALLLGLTALLASAVPALALDRQLTPEETALIQQIGEHNSAIRSMAGRFLQVDSQGGRTEGTFFLERPNKVRFRYNPPSREEIISVGRGFYVINRKDQTQYAYPQDRIPLRNFLGDKIDLLSANVVDVTSSDAYMAVTVSDDTPIGVVQVGLIFDKQTLDLAQWTLTEPSGAELTFSLYDIQKDVQIPKSYFYIDPTYKAVEPK; encoded by the coding sequence ATGATTCGCCGCGATGCCCTTCTGCTTGGTCTCACCGCACTTCTCGCCTCGGCCGTTCCCGCTCTCGCGCTCGACCGGCAGCTGACCCCCGAGGAAACCGCGCTCATCCAGCAGATCGGCGAACACAACTCGGCCATCCGCTCCATGGCCGGCCGCTTCCTGCAGGTGGACAGCCAGGGCGGGCGCACCGAGGGCACGTTCTTCCTCGAACGCCCCAACAAGGTGCGCTTCCGCTACAACCCGCCCTCGCGCGAAGAGATCATCTCGGTCGGCCGCGGCTTTTACGTCATCAACCGCAAGGACCAGACCCAGTACGCCTATCCCCAGGACCGCATCCCGCTGCGCAACTTCCTGGGCGACAAGATCGACCTGCTCAGCGCCAATGTCGTGGATGTGACCAGTTCGGACGCCTATATGGCGGTGACGGTCTCGGACGACACCCCGATCGGGGTGGTGCAGGTGGGCCTGATCTTCGACAAGCAGACCCTGGACCTGGCCCAGTGGACGCTGACCGAGCCGAGCGGGGCCGAACTCACCTTCTCGCTCTACGACATCCAGAAGGACGTCCAGATTCCAAAATCCTATTTCTACATCGACCCGACCTATAAGGCGGTCGAGCCCAAATAG